In Thalassoglobus sp. JC818, the following are encoded in one genomic region:
- a CDS encoding flagellar biosynthetic protein FliR, with the protein MTGLAAADSLAQVSSSTDSLITLGVTVLLLNFVRISAFVAFLPILGRKPVPNTVKIGFAVCLMLIWIPTSIHAAALQIGQQNYTSWSWLTWHVLREAAFGIASAWCLGLLLVPIRIAGSVIAQEMGLTLASMTSSTSDAQSNVISEILETAFSLGFLALNGHYLLLYFLDSSLYSIPIAQPCELPNLQWTIQTILETDGVGVAVSSPVLLCLLATTTALLMIMRQTPQFNLMTFGMPIRLIVGLVALIVFLPDIIHSALKVATRWTHSI; encoded by the coding sequence ATGACCGGCCTCGCTGCGGCTGACTCTCTGGCTCAAGTCTCGTCGTCCACAGACTCGCTCATCACTTTGGGAGTGACTGTTTTGCTCTTGAACTTTGTTCGAATTTCAGCATTCGTTGCTTTTCTTCCGATCCTTGGTCGTAAACCGGTCCCGAATACAGTCAAGATTGGATTCGCAGTCTGCCTGATGCTCATCTGGATTCCGACATCAATCCATGCAGCTGCTCTCCAAATCGGACAGCAAAACTATACATCCTGGAGTTGGTTGACCTGGCATGTACTTCGCGAAGCAGCTTTCGGGATCGCATCTGCCTGGTGTCTTGGCCTGTTGCTCGTCCCCATTCGCATTGCAGGGTCGGTGATCGCTCAGGAGATGGGACTGACACTCGCTTCGATGACTTCATCCACTTCTGATGCTCAAAGCAATGTCATCTCCGAAATTCTGGAAACAGCTTTCTCGCTCGGTTTCCTCGCACTGAACGGGCACTATCTGCTTCTCTATTTTCTCGATTCCTCGCTCTACTCGATTCCGATCGCACAACCCTGCGAACTTCCCAACCTACAATGGACGATTCAAACCATTTTGGAAACGGACGGTGTCGGAGTAGCAGTGAGTTCTCCAGTCTTGCTATGCCTCCTCGCAACGACGACAGCACTCTTGATGATCATGCGTCAAACTCCTCAATTCAACTTAATGACTTTCGGAATGCCGATTCGCCTCATCGTTGGGCTCGTCGCCCTTATCGTATTTCTCCCAGACATCATTCACTCTGCGCTAAAAGTTGCTACACGCTGGACACATTCCATTTAG